TTGTGTCCTATAGGGGGTAGGTGAGGTGCCCGCTTGCATTGTGCTGTCTTTGCCTTCGATGCTTTCTTGTGGATTCTTTGAAAGATTCTGCATACACTCACATGCACATCCTGACTGATTCAACATGGAACTATGGACCGCGTGTGAAGAAAAACAGTTACGCCACACCGAAACAACCGCAGAAAAACGTTGCAACCAACAAAAGCAGCCGCAGACGCAAGCTATCTTGTGGAAATTCCTAAACCGCAACACCCACACAAAGAGAGAAAAACCGATTTTACCCTTTGAATAATCGGAGAGGGTAGCTGCAGAGAAACGTGGTTTTAGGCTTCGGGTTCTTCTTCGCCTTTCGCCGCTAGCTTCGCCTTGATCGCTTTCGTGTCAGTAATAACCAGCTTGTATTTGCGGGCTTGCGTGGAGACGATTTCGTTCTCAAAGAGCTTCTTGAGTGACTTGAACACTTTCTTAGATGGCTCACCAGTTTTGTCCGCTAACTCCTGAAGAGACAAATCTTTGCCATCAGCCTGAAGGGTTGCTACAACTTTTTCATCAGTTTTGTTTAGTTTCATTTTTCATTACCCCGGACAGTATTGGTACGGTTTGTATTGATGTGAGTTGGCTAAAGTATTTTACGGTATATAGAGCTGATTTCTCATAGGCTATTTAGCGACTGAAGTCTTTCTCACGGCATAACCGTTTAAGGGACAAAAGAAAAAGAGCAATACCAGAGAACCGATTAAGCTGTGGCTAACAACTGGTTACCACAAGCGCTTATTACATACAATAATCTCATTAAAAATGCTTATTTTACAACATATTTTGGCGATTAAAATGAAAAATTTTAAAAATATAAAAACCAAGCGAACGCTATATACAGCAATAATCATAATTTTGATTGCCTCACTAATAACAGCCATTTCACCCAACGTAACGACTGCACAGATGGCAGATAACAGCCTAGGAGTCCCCCACTATTATGGCCCCTACCCCAACTACGCAACCAGTCAACTCCCCACTGTCACAACCGACCCTAACACCGGAAGCATAACCTCGGTTTCAGGAGGCATCCGAAAATTCATCGATTCTCTGCCGCTAGTAGGCGAAAGCGGCGCAAACAACCTTGGCCAATACATACCCGAAGCCGTGGCAGACACAACAACTTACCCCGGATGCGATTACTACGAGATTGCACTCGTAGAATTCACCCAACAAATGCACACAGACCTAACACCAACCACCCTACGCGGATACGTACAGCTTGAAACACCCGCAAATTATGACATAAGCAAACATTATCCACTCAAATACCCCGATGGGTCAGACATCCTTAAAGTAGACGGTTCACAAGCAATCGCAATAGACCGACCTCGCTACCTCGGCCCCCTAATCACAGCACAAAAAGACGTCCCTACCCGCGTTACATTCACCAATTTCCTCCCAACAGGTATGGACGGGGACTTGTTTTTACCAGTTGATACAACAGTCATGGGAGCAGGCATGGGACCCATTCCGATGCTAAACCCTGACGGCTCAATAATGTACAACCCCGATGGAACCATAATGTATGAATCCTACACCCAGAACCGCGCAACAGTACATCTTCATGGCGGAAACACCCCCTGGATAAGCGATGGAACAGTTCACCAATGGATTACACCTGCTGGAGAAGACACAGTCTACCCCAAAGGAGTAAGTGTACAATATGTTCCCGACATGTGGTTTGTTAACGGTAATGTGATTCCCGACACTATCGGTCAAACAACTCCCCCTGTTCCAGAAGCATCCAATAATCCAGGAGCAGGCGCCCTCACATTCTACTACACTAACCAACAAAGCGCAAGACTACTCTTCTATCACGACCACTCATACGGCATTACCCGTCTAAATGTCTACGCAGGAGAGACAGCGGGATACATAATCCGAGACAGCACCGAACAATCATTAATAAATCAAGGCATAATCCCCCAAAACGAAATCCCACTAATCATCCAAGACAAAACGTTCGTTCCCGACACAACCACACCCATAACTAACATGTATGGCACATTTGCCTCTCAACTTGCCTTCCAAGACCCCACTTGGGATACAGCGCGATATGGAGGAACAGGAAACCTATGGTACCCACACGTTTACATGCCAATGCAGAACCCCGGAGACCCCTCGGGACAGAACCAATTCGGCAGATGGCAATACTCCCCATGGTTCTGGCCGCCATATACACCCACACATGGACCAGTCGCTAACCCATATTATAACCCACTTGACCCCAACAACCCCATGGAACCAAAACTTATCCCCGGAACCCCCAATCCGTCAATGCCCGGAGAAGCCTTCATGGACACACCAGTCATAAATGGCATCGCCTACCCCTATCTGGAAGTACAACCCCAAACCTATCGCTTCCGCATCCTAAACGCTGCAGATGACCGCGCGTGGAACCTACAATTCTACGTAGCAGACAACACCACCGTAACATTTGATGGCAGAGTTAACACAGAAGTTAAAATGGTTCAAGCTAGCTACAACTCAACATATCCAGCAGGTTGGCCCACAGATGGTAGAGACGGAGGCGTCCCTGACCCCGCAAACATTGGACCATCATTTATCCAAATTGGC
The DNA window shown above is from Candidatus Bathyarchaeota archaeon and carries:
- a CDS encoding Lrp/AsnC family transcriptional regulator, coding for MKLNKTDEKVVATLQADGKDLSLQELADKTGEPSKKVFKSLKKLFENEIVSTQARKYKLVITDTKAIKAKLAAKGEEEPEA